From Amyelois transitella isolate CPQ chromosome 9, ilAmyTran1.1, whole genome shotgun sequence:
GGGTcgatttcttattaaaaaaacttagcCTTGTTTAAACTGATCTATAAATTGTTTCTTACCTAACATATTTAGTAATAAGACTAAGTAATGGTTCCATATACTTCTAAGATTATGATTCCATGTAATGCTTTCGCTGATCGCTAATGCGGACCTTTAACATTTTTCACATTTGAATTACCTACCTTacttcattttaatttcagcTCGTCAGAACTTCATATTCTGCTCTGACAGTTTTGCTAGGATTCCGGAATTGAGTAAACATATTTTGAATACCTagccaaaaataataaattacaaaggaAACAAATTAGTAACACCAGATAGTATTTTGAAATCACGGTCACAGCTCACACCAAATTATACAATGACGAGAATATACGCACTATATAAACCTATGGAGAGAAGcacgtaattttatattattatgttaatatGAAACGATTGTCAGAACTTATTACCATTGagacaaaacatttaaagatatttactTAGAAGAATTAGTCAACGTTGACATGTCCGAATACTAATTTATAAAGGCGACGAACAAGaaacagtcttcaaaataaTCTTAGTGAGTGAAGTGCTGGAGTGAACATGAATCTCGTGGGTTATTTGGTGACGCTGGCCAATCTGcaggtaaatttataaaatattttgttacttgCGAGCTGAAAgtgttgatttaaaataaaatagatatgaTTAATCCAGAAACgtcacaattttgaaaattgcatacattaataattaaaaaactttttctatttCCAAAGGCAAAATGAAATTGTCACAAAAGAAATacgtagttaaaaaaaaaggaattaataatgaataaacattgtcaattattaaattgaaatcaatCTCTAAAACGAGaatcagtattttttatgataagatacctattaaaaaaaaaattataacacgcGTTTTGACACAAtcaaaatactataaaatttaatgtcgCCTTTTCAATATTTCAGGGTTTCGACCGTTCAGGTGGAGCCATACAGGATCTTTCTATAAAAGTCGGCGAAATACACTCCCTTCTATACGATTTAAGGAAATATCCGCAGTTTCCACTGAACAGTTTCAAAGACACCGGCTACTACAGAAATGGTAATACAGGAATTTATCTGTCCAAGAATATGAGAGATTACATGTACCACGGAATCGGGAAACCCTCTGATGAAGCTATTCTTCTAACCCTGATTTTCAATGATTCAAAAACGGGTGGATCTGCAACTGTGGTCAATGATCCAACTCTTTCCTATTTCCTCCATAAGGGTGAAGTGGACGATGATATACGGAACAAAATTGACCAATACGTGGATAACTTGAAGAATGGAAAACAAGGAAAAGGTGTTTCAAATTCAGcggtataatttattaaacgtTTCAGATTTACGGATTCAGATATGATGTggtacaaatttaaatatattagatttaaGCAAAGCACTTATAGTTTAGTCAATAAAGATTCtgcataaaattactttttttacttacccatttctttttcatcatacatgcatacatttaATCTTGTCTTATCCCTTAAATGGTAGACATTTCTTCATGCCATATTCGTAATCccaattaaaatttcagaGACCCGCTCAAGACAGCATGTGCTTAGCCAAGTGATAACAGTAGGCTTGTGTTAGAATATACATAAACAgtggatgtatgtatataatcaacagaattataaataatttgtattaattgtTGCTTACAAGAACTGAAGACACGACGAATTATAACAACTcggtaaattaataatacaacTGCATGTTTTAGAATGGTATTCATTAGAACATGTTTACATACAAGAACGGAGAATACAAATGATGGCTTATACAGAGCACgcagaattatttttgtatttgaataTCGAGACTTTGTTCAAATAGTTGGAAGTTTACAGtcggaaaaaaaatcttgaaaatttcttattttatttatggtcTTTAACTATGTTTCCTTAACATGaaacgaaaattaaaaacaacttaTTTCATCCTCCATTT
This genomic window contains:
- the LOC106142844 gene encoding uncharacterized protein LOC106142844: MNLVGYLVTLANLQGFDRSGGAIQDLSIKVGEIHSLLYDLRKYPQFPLNSFKDTGYYRNGNTGIYLSKNMRDYMYHGIGKPSDEAILLTLIFNDSKTGGSATVVNDPTLSYFLHKGEVDDDIRNKIDQYVDNLKNGKQGKGVSNSAV